In Fragaria vesca subsp. vesca linkage group LG1, FraVesHawaii_1.0, whole genome shotgun sequence, the sequence GACGAGATCACATGCTGCAAATATGTCTGCAAGGATTGATGTCCTACAAAAGGACATGGCGCGACCAAAAGAAGTTGGTCTTGGCGCCATCACCATGGATGGTGATATGGTGACGCCATATAGTGGCAAAATTGGTGTCACAAGGCCGTGTGGCTCCCTAAAAGGAGGGAGGCCCTTAGGTTCGATATATTCTCGCACTAGGAAGAAAGCGAGATTGGCACAACCTGATCCATTGATCAGTGATACTCAAATCCGTCTCATGAAGTCTGAATTGTGATTATCGTTGGGGGACGCCTCAATGTCAAATCCAATCCATATAGAGATCTCTACAAGTATTACACTAGTGTACATGAGGACGTGAGATAATGAGTCTACTATCGAACCACCCTTCGTTGATGGATATCAACTTAGTTAATTGGCCTAATGGAAAGATGCGATCCAGCATTAACAAAGAGATAGGTCCTTGGGCAGGTGATGCCGACACCGCAAGCTAAACCCTATCAACTATACCTTTGTTAGATAGCGTAGTGANNNNNNNNNNNNNNNNNNNNGCTAAATGTATTGAAACGCACATGAACTNTACTTGATTTGGAAGGGATATGGTGAATTATGCCTTTGCGTGTTCATTCCGGATTACATGGACTCTTGATGGATCAAGAGATGCCAATATGTATCAACATCCGAAGAAAAAGATCTTGGGAAGACACAGTCTCGATAAGACACTCAATGACTGTATTGATGATCAATCGGCTTAGGCGCTCTATAACTAGTGAGGCCTACATATACTCCCATGATTAGTCAAGGTCTTTGCTCTAAAGAGAGATCCGTTGTTTTGTCTAAAGCAAGATGACAAATATGTGTTAAGAGATGGAGTTCCCATCTAAGTACAAAAAGACGACATCAATGTACTCAACACAATACAAAGAGACTTGACATCTCATTCGCTATGAAAAGTTGTAAAGCTAAGTGTAGCTATGCGCCCACGCAACGCCAATGTAATGGCAGTAACTCTTTTTTCAATACTTAATGGTATGAAAGGTTGAGACTTATTCTATCCCTACATAAGAAAGACACATCAAAAAGCGAAAATCAGAATCTGCCAAGTTTTGTAGGTCAACTTCCACGAGACCTATAGGAAATCTCACTCACTGGAAAATGGTGAAATTGGTACCATTGGAAAGGTCTATGTGTCTACTTTCCAGGGACACCAACCATTTGATCATACCTATCATATTGAGTGAGTTATGGCCGTTTTCGTAAAGTAGGACGAATCTGTCCGAGAATCTGATTTTAGCAAAACAGTCAACTTCGACGGAATGTTGTGAATAGCTCCCGAGGAACCAGAACGTGTGTAATATACGGTTGGAAAGCTAAATGAGTCTAGTTTCCAAAACCGTTTACGGTTCGTTCATATGTATTTCCTAGAGAAAGTTACGACTGTTCTAGTAATTGAAGGTCATGCTGCGCGGAAATCTGATTTCCTGCACGAACTTATGTTTTGAGTTCACAAGCAACCTTCTCCTCAAGATCTAAGTGTAAAAAGATCATTTGAGGACAATACGGCATGATTTAGTTAATCATTGCCCAATACCACATTTGAAGACATGTTAAAAAGCATTGACATGCTAAGTTGTTGAAACTTCCGTGATTAGTAAGAATCAGGAAGAGCCCTATGATTGATGTAAAGATCAGGGGGAGGTGCGAACTTCAGGGGGAGTCTAGCGCATACATACATGTCACTATCAAATGTGAAGGGTGTGTTGTACTCTTTTTCTCCTACGATCAAGGTTCAGTTTTTCTCCCACAAGGGTTTTTGTGACTTGACGTAGGTTTTTGACGAGGCAACAGATCAGCACCATCGGCATATCAGCGCGCGGCACAAGGGGGAGTGTTCTAGGATATTCTCTACCTGTGTGCCTTGGCCTTATGCCAATAGGATATGTAGTTAGACTAGATCTATGTATTCATATCCTTACCATATTGGTATTGTGTAATTCCCTATATAAAGGGCTCCTATCAATGAATAAGATGACTCTCTTGCTATCTCTTTGTCTCTACACTTTATTCTTCGTCAAGATATATATTATTCAGTTTATAACCATTTATATGTTTATCTCAGGTTATCCGAAAGATACTATCATGAGATAATCAAATATATAGTCCGATCTTTCTGACTCGTTTCTCATTCAGTTTGTTCCAATTTCTGTGCTTTTCAATGGAGAACCACAACGCGAAATTGGTCCCAAGCGGTGGACTCAAACCTAACCCCGGCGAACAAGAAGAGAACCCTACTCTTAATCGTTGCGGAGAAGAAGAAGAAGTAAATACCGAATCGGCGGAGCCTCCTTCACCTAATGCCCCGCAGTCCTCAAGAACTCCCTTCACTAATCTCAGTCAGGTCGATGCTGATCTTGCTCTTGCTCGAACTCTCCAAGAACAGGTCCCTCAACTCTCTTTTGTAATTAGATTGTTTCTTTATATTTTCCATGATGCCTCTCAAGTTGTATGAGGTTATATCTATCTGGTTGCATTTGTGCTGAATGGGGATGTGGGTATCAAAATTCAAAACCGTTACAAATTTATGTAGGTCTTATACCCCCTCACAGGCTTATTGTGGAGTGTCAACATGTAATCATTAGTAGTGGATGATTCAGCCTAAGGACCTCTCATAACATTCTTGTTTTCTCAACCATTGGAGGAGCCTTGGTTATATGTTATGAATGCCCATTTTGTTTAAATTGCGGATGTCTTTCCTTGGTCAATCCTAATGTAATGTAAATGACATTCAACATCAACAATTTTTTACATGCTCTTGGTTATTTTGGAAATGTACTGTTCTGCTTATGGTCTGAGTTCTAATAAGCAGGAAAGGGCATACATGATGCTGAGAATGAACAATGAGGGAAGTGATTATGGCAGTTGGGAAGCTGGAAGTTATGTGCATGATGATGAGGATGATTTTCATGATGATACTGACGGAAATGACGATGATGAGCATTATGATGGAACTGATGCTGACAATGATGAAGAAGATGCATTTGATGTGCACGCTCATGAAGATGCTGGAGACGATCATAACCCCAGTGTGGTATATGATCCTGCTGTTTTTTCAAGTGATGAAGCGTATGCAAGAGCCCTGCAGGATGCTGAAGATAGAGATATGGCAGCTAGACTGATGGCCTTTGCAGGGATTGATGACCGTGAGTGCTTCTTACTGCTGTAAATTTTTTAGTGCCTTTTATTTCACTGCTTTTGAACTTCTTGAACTGTTGCAATAGTTTATGATTCTGGTGTGTTCTTATGCTGTCAGGTGAAGCTGAGGACACAGAGAATCAGGGAGGTAACTCTCAGGTATTAGTTTCTTGCTAGCTATTCGTTGTCATAGTATCTGACATTTGTTAACAGAAGAAACAGCTCATACTGTGCTTGTCATATTTGTTGTTCTACAAACAATTTGATGTGTTTTATTCTTTTATATGACAATTCTGGATCATTATTTAAGCAGGACATGAAGTTATCGTCTAAGGATAAGTTCCTCTCATCTGAACCTTCTATTTAAGTTAGAGGTTTATACATTTCGTGACCCATTACACACAACCAGATTTGCGTATACGTTCTTTTGCAAACATAAGAAATTTTAATTTTTTGTTTTATTGAAATTTCAGATAGTCAAGCTCCCCCTCCCTAAGTCATACTTTGTCTGAGATTGCAGCATTTTTCTTTCTATGTACCAAAGATCATTGTTTTTCTTTGACATTATGGATCCCCCCACAAGCTCTTCCTTTACTCCTCAGGAGTCAAATATTGTTTATGCGGAGAAATAGGGTTCCTTTCTGTGTGCAAGATGAAGTAGTGAAAATTTCAGACCCATTTGATTAAAAACTAAAGAGGTGATACAGAAATTAGAGATAAAGAAGAGAAGAGAGGACTGAGGAAGAGAAGATGATAATAGATAGAAATAATACTAAAAGTTATTGTAATCGTATCTAGTTTTCACTTTGACAAAAGATCTATGCTCTCTTACTCTCCTTTTATCTCATCTCTTCTCATTCTCATCGTCAGCTGCTTCTCTCATTAAAAAGAAAAACACAGGAATAATGAACTGAAGATCGTCCTGAACTCGAAAGTGATTCATGTGAATGTATAATTTGACTAATTCAGTGTTCTTGAGCTATTTGCTTATCTTGGTTTAACTAAAATGTGGACATATTGAGTTTCTCTTCACCTATATAATAGGATTAATAATTTGATGTGCAAAACTTTTGATATGCATTTAGTTTCTATATAACTTACAGGTTCTGACTGTAAGATTTCCTATCTCTGTAAATAATTAATGTGAATACGACCTTGGTACTTTAGCTGGTTTTATTATGTAGTTTTTTAATTACTTTTCTATTTTTCAAAATTGTAGTGCATTACTAAATAAATAATGTCCTCCACAAGATTTTCTTAGATCATGCCCAATAATTTCTCTTGTTTGATTAATTCATATCTGTGGGACTATTCCATCCTTTATATTCAGAAGACATGATCTAAGAGTTTTTCTTGTCATAATCGTAAGATATTTAGTTGATATTTCTCTGGTCGCTTATGCTCGACATCCGAGTTTGTGGCACGACTTTCCCTACCTACCTTCTACTGTTGCTCGGGGGCAAGATCTTACTAGCAGAAGGATGGATAAGGGAGGAGATCAGTTGAATTTGCCCCTTTTTGTTTTCATATTTATATTGCATGTCAATTTTACAACTCACTGAGGCTTTTGGTCTTGCATTAGCTTGTTTTTAAAATGGAAATTCCAGTATATTGCAATTGTTGGAAGCTTTGTCCTCTTCTTTAGGATAGTAGATGTTCTCTGATATGTCTGCTTTGAATCTATCTTCTGAAATTTGTTTTCTGTAAGGCTTTAGATCTTATCTGTTTTAAAATAAAATATATGCATCTCACCAAGTGTTGGATTGTAGGATGCATGGGAGGAGGTTGACCCAGATGAACTTTCATATGAGGTAAGGTGGCTCTGGATACTATTGCTTGCATTGATGTATTTGTTTTTGTTCTGTTATGTGAACATCACTTAACTATCTCAGGAGTTACTTGCGTTGGGTGAAGTTGTTGGAACAGAGAGCAGAGGACTTCCTGCTGATACAATTGCCTCATTGCCTTCAGTAAGCTACAAGATGGGAAATGGTCAGAATGGAAGCAATGAGTCGTAAGCACATGTTACTTGGTTTTACGCGCTTTTATAGAAGATGTGCTCGTTCCTTATTTTGCACTACTGTTTCAGGTGTGCCATTTGTCGGTTAGATTATGAGGATGGTGAAAACTTGACAGTACTTTCTTGCACACACTCTTATCATTCTGAGTGCATAAATAATTGGTTGACAATAAACAAGGTATGCTTTTAAAGATTGCTTTATGCACTGTCACTTCTGAGTTTAATTCATTAGTGAAATTGTATAATTGGTTAGTTCCTGTTGAAAAGATTATAGTTTTCCATATATCTGATCTGAAATATTTACTTGGAGATTTTATTTTTCTATTCTTAAACTTAGCTTTCTTAAATAAATTGGTAGATTTTCCATTTCTGTTTCAAGTGCCACTTATGACTGACCTATTCTTGTTTTCTACCATATGCTCTTGTTTGTTTGCTTCTTAAAATTCATTCAACCTGCTCTTTTGGATTATTTTAGTTGTAAGAACTGTTCATGTTTGGCATTATCGAATTTGATTCTGCAGGCTACCCCTTCTTCTGGATTTGACATTTATCAAATTTAGATGCAACTAGAAAACTTTTGGGCTGTTCAAATAAGCAGAGATGTTCACTTGGTCACCAGTGAGGCAGTGACAATGAAATTTATGGTCACCTACCATTGGATTTAAGATCGTAGGTTGAGATAAATGAAACTATTTTCAAGTGTTTATATCTCAACCCAGTGAATGACCATTAGTTTATTGATTACCTATTGACCAGATGAACAATACTCTTCGAATCTGTCTTGTTAGGAAGGGAAGAGGAGAAGGACAAAAGGTTTAGACTTTGGAGGG encodes:
- the LOC101309476 gene encoding E3 ubiquitin ligase BIG BROTHER-related-like, translating into MENHNAKLVPSGGLKPNPGEQEENPTLNRCGEEEEVNTESAEPPSPNAPQSSRTPFTNLSQVDADLALARTLQEQERAYMMLRMNNEGSDYGSWEAGSYVHDDEDDFHDDTDGNDDDEHYDGTDADNDEEDAFDVHAHEDAGDDHNPSVVYDPAVFSSDEAYARALQDAEDRDMAARLMAFAGIDDREAEDTENQGGNSQDAWEEVDPDELSYEELLALGEVVGTESRGLPADTIASLPSVSYKMGNGQNGSNESCAICRLDYEDGENLTVLSCTHSYHSECINNWLTINKVCPVCIAEVSTSGNS